GTTAAATATTTTAGGAACGTATAAATGTCTGTTACAGTTGTTTTTATTTTTTGGTATATATCTAATCTCCCTCTTAGGTGTAGGTTTAAATTTTTGTGGTCATCTTCTTGGAAGAGTTGAATACATAATTCTAGATATGATTTTTTGTAGTAATATTTATCTAGTAAGTATATTAAACACGATACCATGTGGTTTAACAGGCTAGGGAGTTTATACGTTAATAAAATTTTTACGTATTTTGTATAGTTGAAATTTTTTATTTTTTGTATATTTTTAGGTGTTACATTTTTTCTGTACCACCTTATAAGTCTCACTATACGTATAGAGAAGAACCAAAGAGTGTTGTCTATACATCTGTCGATTTCTAGTATGTTATTTATTGTTTGTATTTTTTTGTTTGTGTTGTTGTATATGTTTTTTAGGTTTTTGTTTAGTTGTTTATTCATCTTGTCTTAGTTTTTTTAGTAGTATGTGTGTTATGTAAGTGTATATGTTATAAATTAGTGTTAGTAGTTTTTGTGTTTTTGTTTGTTGTTTTTTATGTGTTAGGCTGTGGTTGTGTGCTTTATACATGTCGATACATATATCGTCTGCGTTGTCTAGGGCTTCTATTACTTCTATAGTTATTTGTTTTACCATATTAGTGTATTCTATAATAGTGAACCCCCAAACTACAAAAACTCTAGGTACGAAGTGGGTGTAAGTATATTTGTGGTATATTCTTAGTATTTTTATAAAATTTATAATATTTTTTATGTTATTTAATGTTTGATATGTTAATAATAGTGTTGCGAAAATATGGTTGTTATTTTTATTGTTTCTTTTAAAGTTTTTATTATTATTCCGGTGTGTGTCATTTTTTTATAGGTTTAATTTTTTGATGTTTTGTTTTACTTTTTTATGTGTTTTTATAACTGTAGTATATGCCGATGTCACTATTGTTAGAATTTTTTTTGTGATTTTTTTTAGTGTTTTTGTTTTTTTTTAGGTTGTGTATGTTTGTTTTTATTTTTTCTACTATATACTTAGGAAGTTTATAGGTTAGACATCTCCAAAGTATAAAATATGTTTCTGTGGCTATTGCTTCGTGTGTAGGCCATAAAGGCATAAGGTAGAAGTAGTCTACAGGTTTATGGAGTGTTTTTAATAATGTGTATATTATTCCTATTATAATGTCTACGGTTAAAACTATTATTTTATTTATAAGGAATTGTGTTGCTGTTATTATTATTAGGGTTTTTATTAATAGGTTGAATGTGTTCATTTTTATTAAGGGTTGTTTTAATTTTTTGTTGGTTTTTATATAGTATGGTGTTGTTGTATATAAGGAGGTGGTGTTTTATACGAAAAAAGTGTTTTTAAGGGGGGGGGTTTTGTTTTTGTTTTGTGTGGTTTTTAATTAATTTATAAGGGAGAAGGGGTTCTTTTTTGACAAATATAACATAGAAATCGATGTTTTATACACTAAAAGCTTGTAAGAGATATAAACCACAGTTACATAAGCATATAAAGGATTGCGGTCTGTAACATACGTAATTCATAAACCACCAAAAAGCACTTACCGGAATGTGTAGTATCCAAAATAATGTTATTATATAAATGTCTACCCACCATCTTGACGGTTTAGGTGCGTTGTTGGGTCTTATGTATCTGTTTAAAGTTGAAAAGAACTCAAACATGTCCCTACGTTCTTCCCATTTACCATATAACATTGTTTTTATAAATTCTACTTCTGATGTCTTGTAGTAGTATTTTTGTATTAAGTATATGGTTAAATATTTTAGGAACGTATAAATGTCTGTTACAGTTGTTTTTATTTTTTGGTATATATCTAATCTCCCTCTTAGGTGTAGGTTTAAATTTTTGTGGTCATCTTCTTGGAAGAGTTGAATACATAATTCTAGATATGATTTTTTGTAGTAATATTTATCTAGTAAGTATATTAAACACGATACCATGTGGTTTAACAGGCTAGGGAGTTTATACGTTAATAAAATTTTTACGTATTTTGTATAGTTGAAATTTTTTATTTTTTGTATATTTTTAGGTGTTACATTTTTTCTGTACCACCTTATAAGTCTCACTATACGTATAGAGAAGAACCAAAGAGTGTTGTCTATACATCTGTCGATTTCTAGTATGTTATTTATTGTTTGTATTTTTTTGTTTGTGTTGTTGTATATGTTTTTTAGGTTTTTGTTTAGTTGTTTATTCATTTTGTCTTAGTTTTTTTAGTAGTATGTGTGTTATGTAAGTGTATATGTTATAAATTAGTGTTAGTAGTTTTTGTGTTTTTGTTTGTTGTTTTTTATGTGTTAGGCTGTGGTTGTGTGTTTTATACATGTCGATACATATATCGTCTGCGTTGTCTAGGGCTTCTATTACTTCTATAGTTATTTGTTTTACCATATTAGTGTATTCTATAATAGTGAACCCCCAAACTACAAAAACTCTAGGTACGAAGTGGGTGTAAGTATATTTGTGGTATATTCTTAGTATTTTTATAAAATTTATAATATTTTTTATGTTATTTAATGTTTGATATGTTAATAATAGTGTTGCGAATATGGTTGTTATTTTTATTGTTTCTTTTAAAGTTTTTATTATTATTCCGGTGTATGTCATTTTTTTATAGGTTTAATTTTTTGATGTTTTGTTTTACTTTTTTATGTGTTTTTATAACTGTAGTATATGCCGATGTCACTATTGTTAGAATTTTTTTTGTGATTTTTTTTAGTGTTTTTGTTTTTTTTAGGTTGTGTATGTTTGTTTTTATTTTTTCTACTATATACTTAGGAAGTTTATAGGTTAGACATCTCCAAAGTATAAAATATGTTTCTGTGGCTATTGCTTCGTGTGTAGGCCATAAAGGCATAAGGTAGAAGTAGTCTACAGGTTTATGGAGTGTTTTTAATAATGTGTATATTATTCCTATTATAATGTCTACGGTTAAAACTATTATTTTATTTATAAGGAATTGTGTTGCTGTTATTATTATTAGGGTTTTTATTAATAGGTTGAATGTGTTCATTTTTATTAAGGGTTGTTTTAATTTTTTGTTGGTTTTTATATAGTATGGTGTTGTTGTATATAAGGAGGTGGTGTTTTATACGAAAAAAGTGTTTTTAAGGGGGGGGGGGTTTTGTTTTTGTTTTGTGTGGTTTTTAATTAATTTATAAGGGAGAAGGGGTTCTTTTTTGACAAATATAACATAGAAATCGATGTTTTATACACTAAAAGCTTGTAAGAGATATAAACCACAGTTACATAAGCATATAAAGGATTGCGGTCTGTAACATACGTAATTCATAAACCACCAAAAAGCACTTACCGGAATGTGTAGTATCCAAAATAATGTTATTATATAAATGTCTACCCACCATCTTGACGGTTTAGGTGCGTTGTTGGGTCTTATGTATCTGTTTAAAGTTGAAAAGAACTCAAACATGTCCCTACGTTCTTCCCATTTACCATATAACATTGTTTTTATAAATTCTACTTCTGATGTCTTGTAGTAGTATTTTTGTATTAAGTATATGGTTAAATATTTTAGGAACGTATAAATGTCTGTTACAGTTGTTTTTATTTTTTGGTATATATCTAATCTCCCTCTTAGGTGTAGGTTTAAATTTTTGTGGTCATCTTCTTGGAAGAGTTGAATACATAATTCTAGATATGATTTTTTGTAGTAATATTTATCTAGTAAGTATATTAAACACGATACCATGTGGTTTAACAGGCTAGGGAGTTTATACGTTAATAAAATTTTTACGTATTTTGTATAGTTGAAATTTTTTATTTTTTGTATATTTTTAGGTGTTACATTTTTTCTGTACCACCTTATAAGTCTCACTATACGTATAGAGAAGAACCAAAGAGTGTTGTCTATACATCTGTCGATTTCTAGTATGTTATTTATTGTTTGTATTTTTTTGTTTGTGTTGTTGTATATGTTTTTTAGGTTTTTGTTTAGTTGTTTATTCATTTTGTCTTAGTTTTTTTAGTAGTATGTGTGTTATGTAAGTGTATATGTTATAAATTAGTGTTAGTAGTTTTTGTGTTTTTGTTTGTTGTTTTTTATGTGTTAGGCTGTGGTTGTGTGCTTTATACATGTCGATACATATATCGTCTGCGTTGTCTAGGGCTTCTATTACTTCTATAGTTATTTGTTTTACCATATTAGTGTATTCTATAATAGTGAACCCCCAAACTACAAAAACTCTAGGTACGAAGTGGGTGTAAGTATATTTGTGGTATATTCTTAGTATTTTTATAAAATTTATAATATTTTTTATGTTATTTAATGTTTGATATGTTAATAATAGTGTTGCGAATATGGTTGTTATTTTTATTGTTTCTTTTAAAGTTTTTATTATTATTCCGGTGTATGTCATTTTTTTATAGGTTTAATTTTTTGATGTTTTGTTTTACTTTTTTATGTGTTTTTATAACTGTAGTATATGCCGATGTCACTATTGTTAGAATTTTTTTTGTGATTTTTTTTAGTGTTTTTGTTTTTTTTAGGTTGTGTATGTTTGTTTTTATTTTTTCTACTATATACTTAGGAAGTTTATAGGTTAGACATCTCCAAAGTATAAAATATGTTTCTGTGGCTATTGCTTCGTGTGTAGGCCATAAAGGCATAAGGTAGAAGTAGTCTACAGGTTTATGGAGTGTTTTTAATAATGTGTATATTATTCCTATTATAATGTCTACGGTTAAAACTATTATTTTATTTATAAGGAATTGTGTTGCTGTTATTATTATTAGGGTTTTTATTAATAGGTTGAATGTGTTCATTTTTATTAAGGGTTGTTTTAATTTTTTGTTGGTTTTTATATAGTATGGTGTTGTTGTATATAAGGAGGTGGTGTTTTATACGAAAAAAGTGTTTTTAAGGGGGGGGGGTTTTGTTTTTGTTTTGTGTGGTTTTTAATTAATTTATAAGGGAGAAGGGGTTCTTTTTTGACAAATATAACATAGAAATCGATGTTTTATACACTAAAAGCTTGTAAGAGATATAAACCACAGTTACATAAGCATATAAAGGATTGCGGTCTGTAACATACGTAATTCATAAACCACCAAAAAGCACTTACCGGAATGTGTAGTATCCAAAATAATGTTATTATATAAATGTCTACCCACCATCTTGACGGTTTAGGTGCGTTGTTGGGTCTTATGTATCTGTTTAAAGTTGAAAAGAACTCAAACATGTCCCTACGTTCTTCCCATTTACCATATAACATTGTTTTTATAAATTCTACTTCTGATGTCTTGTAGTAGTATTTTTGTATTAAGTATATGGTTAAATATTTTAGGAACGTATAAATGTCTGTTACAGTTGTTTTTATTTTTTGGTATATATCTAATCTCCCTCTTAGGTGTAGGTTTAAATTTTTGTGGTCATCTTCTTGGAAGAGTTGAATACATAATTCTAGATATGATTTTTTGTAGTAATATTTATCTAGTAAGTATATTAAACACGATACCATGTGGTTTAACAGGCTAGGGAGTTTATACGTTAATAAAATTTTTACGTATTTTGTATAGTTGAAATTTTTTATTTTTTGTATATTTTTAGGTGTTACATTTTTTCTGTACCACCTTATAAGTCTCACTATACGTATAGAGAAGAACCAAAGAGTGTTGTCTATACATCTGTCGATTTCTAGTATGTTATTTATTGTTTGTATTTTTTTGTTTGTGTTGTTGTATATGTTTTTTAGGTTTTTGTTTAGTTGTTTATTCATCTTGTCTTAGTTTTTTTAGTAGTATGTGTGTTATGTAAGTGTATATGTTATAAATTAGTGTTAGTAGTTTTTGTGTTTTTGTTTGTTGTTTTTTATGTGTTAGGCTGTGGTTGTGTGCTTTATACATGTCGATACATATATCGTCTGCGTTGTCTAGGGCTTCTATTACTTCTATAGTTATTTGTTTTACCATATTAGTGTATTCTATAATAGTGAACCCCCAAACTACAAAAACTCTAGGTACGAAGTGGGTGTAAGTATATTTGTGGTATATTCTTAGTATTTTTATAAAATTTATAATATTTTTTATGTTACTTAATGTTTGATATGTTAATAATAGTGTTGCGAATATGGTTGTTATTTTTATTGTTTCTTTTAAAGTTTTTATTATTATTCTGGTGTGTGTCATTTTTTATAGGTTTAATTTTTTGATGTTTTGTTTTACTTCTTGATGTGTTGTTATAAACTGGATTATATGCCGATGTCGCTATTTTTAGAATTTTTTTTGTGGTTTTTTTAGTGTTTTTGTTTTTGTTGTTAGGGAGGGGGGGGGTTTTAGTTTTTTTAATCGACTAATCAATCAAATCTACCGTCAAAATCGTTTTCCTAACTCAAAATTTGAAATATAAATAAGCTAATAAGTGAGGTGTGTGATGAAAAGTTAATTTTCATTGTTTTAGTTGATTTTATTTAATTTGTTTTTGTGTTTGTGTGTTTTTTAAAAGTTGTGGCTGTTTTTTAGGTTGGTTCCTTTTTAAGGTGGTTACTTATTTATTTTTTTGGGGGGTTGTTGTTTTTTTTTTAATCGAACAACCAATCAAATCTATCGTCAAAATAGTATCTAACGCAAAATTTGAAATATAAATAAGCTAAGCGAAGTTTTTGGTAAAAAGTTAATTTCATTGTTTCTAGTTAATTTTAGTAGTTTTTTGTGTTGTGTTTGTGTGTTTTTTAAAAGTGGTGGCTGTTTTTTTTAGGTTGGTTCCTTTTTAAGGTGGTTACTTATTTATTTTTTTGGGGGGTTGTTGTTTTTTTTTAATCGAACAACCAATCAAATCTATCGTCAAAATAGTATCTAACGCAAAATTTGAAATATAAATAAGCTAAGCGAAGTTTTTGGTAAAAAGTTAATTTCATTGTTTCTAGTTAATTTTAGTAGTTTTTTGTTGTGTTTGTGTTTTTTCCGTTGTGGTTGGTTTTTTAGGTGTGTCTTTTTTTAAGGCGGTTTTACTTACTTAATTTGTTTGGGCTGTTGGTTTTTTTAATCGAACAACCAATCAAATCTATCGTCAAAATAGTATCTAACGCAAAATTTGAAATATAAATAAGCTAAGCGAAGTTTTTGGTAAAAAGTTAATTTCATTGTTTCTAGTTAATTTTAGTAGTTTTTTGTTGTGCTTTTGTTTTTTTCCGTTGTGGCAGGTGTTTAGGTGTGTCTTTTTTAAGGCGGTTTTACTTATTTATTTTTTTGGGGGTTGTTGTTTTTTTTTAATCGAACAACCAATCAAATCTATCGTCAAAATAGTATCTAACGCAAAATTTGAAATATAAATAAGCTAAGCGAAGTTTTTGGTAAAAAGTTAATTTCATTGTTTCTAGTTAATTTTAGTAGTTTTTTGTTGTGCTTGTGTTTTTTCCGTTGTGGCAGGTGTTTAGGTGTGTCTTTTTTAAGGCGGTTTTACTTATTTATTTTTTTGGGGGTTGTTGTTTTTTTTTTAATCGAACAACCAATCAAATCTATCGTCAAAATAGTATCTAACGCAAAATTTGAAATATAAATAAGCTAAGCGAAGTTTTTGGTAAAAAGTTAATTTCATTGTTTCTAGTTAATTTTAGTAGTTTTTTGTTGTGTTTGTGTTTTTTTCGTTGTGGCTGGTGTTTTAGGTGTGTCTTTTTTTAAGGCGGTTTGACTTATTTAATTTGTTGGGGCTGTTGTTTTTTTTTAATCGAACAACCAATCAAATCTATCGTCAAAATAGTATCTAACGCAAAATTTGAAATATAAATAAGCTAAGTGAAGTTTTTGGTAAAAAGTTAATTTCATTGTTTTTAGTTAATTTTATTAGTTTTTTGTTGTGCTTGTGTTTTTTTTTCCGTTGTGGCTGGTGTTTAGGTGTGTCTTTTTTTAAGGCGGTTTTACTTATTTATTTTTTTGGGGGTTGTTGTTTTTTTTTTAATCGAACAACCAATCAAATCTATCGTCAAAATAGTATCTAACGCAAAATTTGAAATATAAATAAGCTAAGTGAAGTTTTTGGTAAAAAGTTAATTTCATTGTTTTTAGTTAATTTTATTAGTTTGTTGGTGTGCTTGCGCAGGGTAGGTTAAGTTATGTGGTGGTGGAGGGGGGTGGTGTTTTTTGTGTTTTACATATGGTCTTGATGGTGTTTAGTTTTTTTGTGTTGGTTTTTTATTGGTTAGTTTACGTTTTTTATTATGTATGACGCCACTAACGTTTTTAAAGGTACAGGGCAAGAACACACGACACCTATTAATATTAGGTTAATTATTTTGCTTTGTATAGGTTTTTTTATGAATATATGTATAAGTTTTTTTATTTTTGTTATAGGGTTTAATGTTATGTCTTTTAGTATTATGTTGGTTATTATAAATCGTGTTATGGTTTTTTTATGGTAAAATATATCGGTTATATATAGGATGAGTATTTGTAAGTATTTTTTTAATTTTTGTATAATATCGTGTAAAATATTTGTTATAAGGTAATTCGGGTTTATAACACCTAGTACTATAGCAGTGTCTGATAAGGTTATTTTGCAGGGTAGTTTATGGTTGTTGTTAATGTTTTGTATGCTTTTTACGGTTAAGACACCGATAACATATAACGGAATTACGATAAAAATTAAAATATATTGGTATGCTTGTGTAAGTGGGGTTATAGGGGTTCGTTGTTGGTTTGTTATAGTTTTATTAAGATTTAAATTTTTTACCAGTGTGTGTGTTTTTAATATAAATTTTATTAATGTTAGTTTTGTAGTTAGGTTCATTAGATAGTTTTTTTTGTTTTTGGTACCGGTTAAAAGACTCTAACTTTTAACGAAGAGTTTGGAACCCTTTATTTTTTCTGTTTAAATTAAACCGGCTTTAATGTTTTTATATATGTGGTTTTTTTTATTTTTTTAAGTTTTTTTTTATTTGTTTTAAACACTCGTTTCTTAGGTTATATTGTTTTTTTTTATTAATTTCTCTTTTTATCCTGCGTAGTAAATTTTTTTTAAGTTCTGTGGTTTGTTTCATTTTTATTTAATAAGAGTTGTTATAATTCCTGCTCCTATAGTTTTACCCCCCTCTCTCATGGCGAATTTTGTTTCCGTTTCTAGTGCTGTTAGTTTATCCAGGCTTATAGTTAGGTGTATATTATCCCCAGGCATTACTAACTCTAGTTCCATGTTGTTTGTACTTGTCTCTATTTTCACTATTTCTCCCGTTATATTAAGGGTTCTTATAAAAAATTGAGGTTTATACCCAGTTGTAAAAGGTTTATGTCTTCCTCCTTCTTCTTTAGTTAGTATGTATACATTTGCCTTGAAAGTGCTGTAGAAGTTTAATGTTTTTGGTTTCGATATGATATCCCCACGTTTTAGGTCTTTTTTAGAGATGCCTCTTAGAAGTAGACCAACGTTGTCTCCAGGTTCCCCTGTTGGTAGTGTTTTATTAAACATTTCCACACCTATTACTGAGGTTGTTTTAGATTTCCCAGAACTCAGGATCTCTATTTGGTCTCCTGCTTTTATAACACCTCTTTCAATTTTTCCTGTAGCTACCGTCCCTCTACCTGTTATGGAGAAACTGTTTTCTAACGACATTAGAAATGGTTTATTTGTGTTTTTTATTGGTTCTGGTATGTATTCGTCTAGCGTATTTATAAGTGTTAATATTTTTTCTACCCAAGGTTTAGTTGTTTTTGTGTTTTGGGTTTTAAGTTCTTCTAAGGCTTTTAAAGCTGATCCGGACAGGATAGGTGTTTTTATGTGGTCGAATTTGTATTTTTCTAGAAGTGTTGTTATTTCAAATTTTACAAATTCTATTAGTTCTGTGTCTTCTATTTGGTCTTCTTTATTTAGGAATACTATTAATTTGGTTATTCCTATTTGTTTAGCGAGTAGTAGGTGTTCTACTGTTTGAGGCATAGGTCCGTCAACAGCAGACACAACTAATATAGCTCCGTCCATTTGTGCTGTACCTGTTATCATGTTTTTAATATAGTCGGCATGTCCGGGACAGTCTATATGTGCGTAGTGTCTTTTTGCACTTTCATATTCTACGTGTGTGGTGTTTATTGTTATTCCTCTGGTTTTTTCTTCTTTTGTAGAGTCTATATCTTCGTAAGAATATGCTTTTTTAGCTGTTCCTTTGTGTTTTAAGGTACTAGTTATAGCGGATGTT
The sequence above is drawn from the Theileria equi strain WA gcontig_1105316255047 apicoplast, whole genome shotgun sequence genome and encodes:
- a CDS encoding elongation factor Tu family member (encoded by transcript BEWA_050870A) is translated as MIKETFIRLKPHINIGTIGHIDHGKTTLTSAITSTLKHKGTAKKAYSYEDIDSTKEEKTRGITINTTHVEYESAKRHYAHIDCPGHADYIKNMITGTAQMDGAILVVSAVDGPMPQTVEHLLLAKQIGITKLIVFLNKEDQIEDTELIEFVKFEITTLLEKYKFDHIKTPILSGSALKALEELKTQNTKTTKPWVEKILTLINTLDEYIPEPIKNTNKPFLMSLENSFSITGRGTVATGKIERGVIKAGDQIEILSSGKSKTTSVIGVEMFNKTLPTGEPGDNVGLLLRGISKKDLKRGDIISKPKTLNFYSTFKANVYILTKEEGGRHKPFTTGYKPQFFIRTLNITGEIVKIETSTNNMELELVMPGDNIHLTISLDKLTALETETKFAMREGGKTIGAGIITTLIK